Proteins found in one Nitratiruptor sp. SB155-2 genomic segment:
- the uvrA gene encoding excinuclease ABC subunit UvrA, protein MKNHIEIFGAKQHNLKNIDLKIPKNALVVFTGLSGSGKSTLAFDTLYAEGQRRYIESLSSYARQFLDRLDKPDVDKIEGLTPAIAIEQKTTSKNPRSTVGTITEIYDYLRLLYARIGQQHCHLCGKPISQMNPQDIIDEVLKLPEGAKMVITAPLIKEKKGSFTDLLEGLRQKGYVRAMIDGVMVRLDEEIELSKTKKHTIKAVVDRVVMKEENRSRIAQDIEKALQTSYGEVEIDILNGDELGIKSHFHYSEHLACFDCKVSFEPLEPLSFSFNSPKGACEECDGLGIRYTLDLQKIIDQHKSIEKGAIKFLYGYNKSYYYKFLMAFCEQEGIDTTVAYEELPEHQKKAILYGMGQKVSFRWKSHNLVREWPGVVKIAYDMFRDEKELGEYMSEKVCDKCGGHRLKQESLAVRVAGKGIADILDMPIEEAYDFFANESNFSYLSEQKAAIAAPILKEIRERLFFLVDVGLGYLSLGRDARTISGGEAQRIRIASQIGSGLTGVMYVLDEPSIGLHERDTLKLIRTLKNLQKKGNTVIVVEHDKETIESADFIVDIGPGAGKYGGEVVFAGSVDELKKSSTLTARYLSGAKKIEYFHRRPQSEWLHVKYVTINNIKDLSVSFPLRNLVAVTGVSGSGKSSLVLQTLLPVAKEALNHAKKVRKVSGVTIEGLEHLDKVIYLDQSPIGRTPRSNPATYTGVMDEIRALFAKTKEAQIRGYGPGRFSFNVKGGRCEKCRGEGELKIEMHFLPDIMIKCDACKGKRYNEQTLEVHYKGKNIADVLAMSVDEALEFFKNIPKIYQKLKTLQDVGLGYITLGQNAVTLSGGEAQRIKLAKELSRKDTGNTLYILDEPTTGLHFADVDRLIKVLHHLVELGNSVIVIEHNLDVIKNADYIIDMGPEGGIRGGKVIATGTPEEVAAQHKETGSFTGEFLAKELKRER, encoded by the coding sequence ATGAAAAATCATATAGAAATTTTTGGAGCCAAGCAGCACAATCTCAAAAATATTGATCTAAAAATTCCAAAAAATGCACTCGTTGTCTTTACAGGACTTTCAGGAAGCGGAAAGTCCACACTCGCTTTTGACACACTCTACGCTGAAGGCCAGAGGCGATATATAGAATCACTTTCCAGTTATGCAAGACAGTTTCTCGATAGACTCGATAAACCTGATGTGGATAAAATAGAGGGGCTGACGCCTGCAATTGCGATTGAACAAAAAACCACCAGTAAAAATCCTCGCTCGACTGTTGGAACGATCACCGAGATTTACGACTATCTCAGACTCCTTTATGCAAGAATCGGTCAACAGCATTGCCACCTTTGTGGCAAACCTATTTCGCAAATGAATCCACAAGATATCATAGATGAAGTCCTTAAACTGCCAGAAGGTGCCAAAATGGTCATCACCGCACCTTTAATTAAAGAGAAGAAGGGAAGCTTTACCGATCTTTTGGAGGGACTTCGCCAAAAAGGGTATGTACGGGCCATGATCGATGGTGTGATGGTGCGATTGGATGAGGAGATAGAGCTGAGTAAAACAAAAAAGCACACCATTAAAGCGGTTGTGGATAGAGTGGTGATGAAAGAGGAGAATCGAAGCAGGATTGCCCAAGATATCGAAAAGGCTTTGCAAACAAGCTACGGGGAGGTGGAGATCGATATCCTCAATGGGGATGAGCTTGGAATAAAGTCGCATTTTCACTATAGCGAACATCTTGCATGTTTTGATTGTAAAGTGAGTTTTGAACCATTGGAGCCTTTGAGCTTTTCGTTTAATTCTCCAAAAGGAGCCTGTGAGGAGTGTGATGGGCTTGGTATTCGCTATACGCTGGATCTTCAAAAGATCATCGATCAGCACAAATCGATCGAAAAAGGTGCTATCAAGTTTTTGTATGGGTATAACAAAAGCTACTACTATAAGTTCTTGATGGCTTTTTGTGAGCAGGAGGGCATCGATACAACTGTTGCCTATGAAGAGTTGCCTGAACATCAAAAAAAAGCGATTTTGTACGGAATGGGACAAAAGGTCTCATTTAGATGGAAAAGCCATAACCTTGTTCGGGAGTGGCCAGGCGTTGTAAAAATTGCCTATGATATGTTCCGGGATGAAAAAGAGCTTGGCGAATATATGAGTGAAAAGGTGTGTGACAAGTGTGGCGGTCACAGACTCAAGCAGGAGAGTTTAGCTGTTAGAGTTGCCGGAAAGGGGATAGCCGATATCCTGGATATGCCGATAGAAGAGGCGTATGATTTTTTTGCTAATGAGAGCAACTTCTCCTATCTCTCTGAACAGAAGGCGGCAATCGCTGCTCCCATTTTAAAAGAGATTCGAGAGCGGCTCTTTTTCTTGGTGGATGTTGGACTTGGATATCTCTCTTTGGGAAGGGATGCCCGAACCATCAGTGGGGGAGAGGCGCAACGGATCCGGATTGCGAGCCAGATTGGAAGCGGACTAACCGGTGTGATGTATGTTTTGGATGAACCAAGTATCGGTTTGCATGAAAGAGATACGCTCAAACTTATTCGAACACTGAAAAATCTTCAAAAAAAGGGCAACACTGTCATTGTCGTGGAACATGACAAGGAGACGATAGAGTCAGCCGATTTCATCGTGGATATCGGGCCGGGTGCCGGAAAATATGGAGGTGAAGTTGTATTTGCAGGAAGTGTGGATGAGCTGAAAAAGAGTTCTACTCTCACTGCCCGGTATCTCAGCGGTGCCAAGAAAATAGAGTATTTTCATAGACGTCCGCAAAGTGAATGGCTTCATGTAAAATACGTGACTATCAATAACATCAAAGATTTGAGTGTTTCCTTTCCTTTAAGAAATCTCGTAGCAGTTACTGGAGTGAGTGGCAGCGGGAAAAGCTCGCTAGTTCTGCAAACCCTTCTGCCTGTAGCGAAAGAGGCTTTGAATCATGCGAAGAAGGTTCGAAAAGTAAGTGGTGTAACGATAGAGGGGCTGGAGCATCTCGATAAAGTGATCTATCTGGATCAATCCCCCATAGGACGAACGCCAAGAAGCAACCCTGCGACATATACAGGGGTTATGGATGAAATTCGAGCCCTTTTTGCCAAAACGAAAGAGGCACAGATCAGAGGATATGGGCCGGGAAGATTTAGTTTCAACGTCAAAGGTGGTCGATGTGAGAAGTGTCGGGGTGAGGGGGAACTGAAAATCGAAATGCACTTTTTGCCCGATATCATGATCAAGTGCGACGCATGTAAGGGGAAACGATACAATGAACAGACGCTAGAAGTGCACTATAAAGGGAAAAATATCGCCGATGTTCTTGCCATGAGCGTAGATGAAGCGCTGGAGTTTTTCAAAAACATTCCAAAAATCTATCAAAAACTCAAAACCTTGCAAGATGTCGGTCTTGGATATATTACTCTTGGACAAAACGCCGTGACTTTGAGCGGAGGGGAAGCACAGAGAATAAAACTTGCCAAGGAGCTCAGCCGGAAAGATACGGGCAATACACTCTACATTTTGGATGAGCCGACCACCGGGCTTCATTTTGCCGATGTGGATAGACTCATCAAAGTTTTGCATCATTTGGTAGAATTGGGGAACAGCGTCATTGTGATTGAGCACAATCTTGACGTGATAAAAAATGCGGATTATATCATCGATATGGGTCCTGAAGGCGGTATTCGCGGGGGTAAAGTTATTGCAACGGGGACTCCGGAAGAGGTTGCTGCACAACATAAAGAGACAGGCAGTTTTACGGGAGAATTTTTAGCGAAAGAGTTGAAGCGTGAAAGATGA
- a CDS encoding sulfite exporter TauE/SafE family protein produces the protein MELILVGILVGFLSGFFGIGGGTILVPILLYLGFDIKEAVGISVTQMVFSSLFGSYLNFKKNIFKIHEGLALGIGGFIGALGSGYFLSIVSSRVLEWMFLGFVLFAMYRFFKAPAIEGGAKEIPPLVILGVGVVVGLLAISIGVGGSILITPILVGFFHMDVKKAASMGLFFVIFSSISGFLSLSLFGHIDYKDGLLVGVSSLFGVYFGIKLAHMTHHAKFKKALIVIYSIILLLVVKKIFF, from the coding sequence ATGGAACTGATTCTCGTTGGTATTCTTGTGGGTTTTCTTTCAGGTTTTTTCGGAATTGGCGGCGGAACGATTTTGGTGCCTATCCTTTTATATCTTGGATTTGATATTAAAGAGGCTGTAGGGATATCAGTTACGCAAATGGTATTTAGTTCGCTTTTTGGGTCCTATCTCAATTTCAAAAAAAATATTTTCAAGATTCATGAGGGGTTGGCTCTTGGCATTGGCGGATTTATAGGCGCTCTAGGCAGTGGATACTTTTTAAGTATCGTTTCAAGCCGTGTGCTTGAGTGGATGTTTTTGGGATTTGTTCTTTTTGCGATGTATCGCTTTTTCAAAGCCCCCGCTATTGAAGGAGGAGCAAAGGAGATTCCTCCTCTGGTAATACTTGGAGTGGGAGTGGTAGTTGGATTGTTGGCAATCAGTATAGGAGTTGGCGGGTCGATTCTCATTACACCAATCCTTGTCGGCTTTTTTCATATGGATGTGAAGAAAGCGGCATCCATGGGACTCTTTTTTGTCATTTTCTCATCCATCAGTGGATTTTTGAGTTTGAGTCTCTTTGGACATATTGATTACAAAGATGGTTTGCTTGTGGGGGTATCTTCCCTTTTTGGGGTCTATTTTGGTATAAAGCTAGCCCATATGACACACCATGCGAAATTTAAAAAAGCTTTGATCGTTATCTATTCCATTATTTTGTTATTGGTTGTGAAAAAGATATTTTTTTAG
- the dusB gene encoding tRNA dihydrouridine synthase DusB — MKLDFSKPLYVLAPLAGYTDLPFRSVVKKFGADLTISEMISSNALVYDSKKTYKMLEKSPEENPYFVQIAGGDPLIVKEAVERLNEIEGIDGIDLNCGCPVPKVVKQGAGSALLDDLDRLGKIVQTIKETSEKNYTSVKIRLGFTENRVVEIVKVLEEAGADFITIHGRTRSGGFKAPVDYEAIARAKESVSIPVIANGDITNFQKTQEVLFITKADGVMIGRGAIGKPWIFYQLKHGKEDVDASLKKEIILEHFHQMIRFYGTYGAVLFRKHLHTYSKGYPGATQFRTKINEVENPEEMEQMIKDFF; from the coding sequence ATGAAACTGGATTTTTCGAAGCCTTTGTATGTTTTAGCGCCACTGGCAGGGTATACAGATCTGCCTTTTCGAAGTGTGGTAAAAAAGTTCGGGGCCGATCTGACCATCAGTGAGATGATCAGCTCCAATGCCCTTGTCTACGATAGTAAAAAAACCTATAAAATGCTTGAAAAATCACCCGAGGAAAATCCCTACTTTGTACAGATCGCTGGAGGTGATCCGTTGATTGTCAAAGAGGCTGTGGAAAGACTCAACGAAATAGAAGGGATTGATGGGATCGATCTCAATTGTGGATGTCCCGTCCCAAAAGTGGTAAAACAGGGAGCCGGAAGTGCACTTCTTGACGATCTCGATAGACTCGGTAAAATTGTCCAGACTATCAAGGAGACCTCCGAAAAAAACTATACCAGTGTCAAAATTCGCTTGGGATTTACCGAAAACAGAGTAGTCGAAATCGTAAAGGTTCTGGAGGAAGCGGGAGCCGATTTTATCACGATTCATGGTAGAACGAGAAGTGGTGGATTCAAAGCTCCTGTAGATTACGAGGCGATCGCACGAGCTAAAGAGAGCGTATCCATTCCGGTTATCGCCAATGGCGACATTACAAATTTTCAAAAGACGCAAGAGGTTCTCTTCATCACAAAGGCAGATGGTGTCATGATAGGACGCGGTGCTATAGGAAAACCGTGGATATTTTACCAGTTAAAACATGGCAAAGAGGATGTGGATGCATCCTTGAAAAAAGAGATCATATTAGAGCATTTCCACCAAATGATCCGTTTTTATGGAACGTATGGTGCGGTACTTTTTCGAAAACATCTGCATACCTATTCCAAAGGATATCCCGGTGCTACCCAGTTTCGAACGAAAATCAACGAAGTGGAAAATCCTGAAGAGATGGAGCAGATGATAAAAGATTTTTTCTAA
- a CDS encoding 23S rRNA (pseudouridine(1915)-N(3))-methyltransferase RlmH, whose protein sequence is MHRIAIYSIGKKDEKCYEAIYEDLIKNSKKFALIETKNVFNKKINAAQSDAQKAMKAYSDTFKPFILSDGFNIALDPEGKCLDSFAFANLLKEHTKLAFFIGGAYGLERSFVQSCDMALSLSPLTMSHKIAKMVLLEQLFRGLSIIHNHPYHK, encoded by the coding sequence TTGCATAGGATTGCAATCTACTCGATCGGTAAAAAAGATGAGAAGTGCTATGAGGCCATTTACGAGGATTTGATCAAAAATAGCAAAAAATTTGCCCTTATCGAGACGAAGAATGTTTTCAATAAAAAGATCAATGCGGCACAAAGCGATGCACAAAAAGCCATGAAAGCCTATAGTGACACTTTCAAGCCTTTTATACTCAGCGACGGCTTCAACATCGCATTGGATCCTGAAGGAAAATGTTTGGACTCCTTCGCATTTGCAAATCTTTTGAAAGAGCATACGAAATTAGCGTTCTTTATCGGTGGAGCGTACGGATTGGAAAGATCTTTTGTACAATCTTGCGATATGGCTTTGAGTTTGAGTCCATTGACAATGAGCCATAAAATTGCGAAAATGGTGTTATTGGAACAGCTATTCAGAGGACTTTCGATCATACACAACCATCCGTATCATAAATGA
- a CDS encoding thiamine phosphate synthase, with protein sequence MYPNDLYALCDRSLLKRFDIDLDGFLSIAQRFGAKIVQYRNKSDDIEEKKKDLQYLRKGWKGILIVNDELALASLCDGVHIGQEDLDRLMVSFGIQSKNEALSIIKKLYGAKIVGLSTHTLQEIREANELDLEYVGLGAYRSSTTKDVQYVLGERLSDIALRSKHKVVAIGGIRLFEPIENVWLRAIGSDLLIKGLTFA encoded by the coding sequence TTGTATCCGAATGACCTGTATGCACTGTGTGATAGATCTTTGCTCAAACGATTCGATATAGATCTTGATGGATTTTTATCCATCGCCCAAAGATTTGGAGCCAAAATTGTCCAGTATCGTAATAAGTCTGACGATATCGAAGAGAAAAAAAAGGATCTACAATATCTTCGAAAAGGATGGAAGGGAATACTCATCGTCAATGATGAACTGGCTTTGGCATCTTTGTGCGACGGTGTCCATATCGGTCAGGAGGATTTGGACAGGCTGATGGTATCTTTTGGTATCCAGTCAAAAAATGAAGCGCTGAGTATCATAAAAAAGCTTTATGGTGCGAAGATAGTAGGCCTTTCCACCCATACATTACAAGAGATTCGAGAAGCCAATGAGCTAGATCTGGAATATGTGGGCTTGGGAGCGTATCGAAGCAGCACGACAAAAGATGTGCAATATGTATTGGGAGAGAGACTCAGCGATATAGCATTACGATCAAAACATAAGGTAGTGGCTATCGGAGGTATTCGGCTGTTTGAGCCGATCGAAAATGTCTGGCTCAGAGCCATAGGGAGCGATCTTTTGATAAAAGGGCTTACATTTGCATAG
- the accD gene encoding acetyl-CoA carboxylase, carboxyltransferase subunit beta, which yields MGISDFFKIRRSQPSTKEQPSHWIKCPSCNALMYYKEVQNRYNVCPKCGYHFRIGAQERIEILCDEGSFVEFDAELEPVDPLKFVDKKSYKKRIEEGKKKTGRASSAISGECTIEGVPTQIVVFDFAFMGGSLGSVEGEKIVRAVNRAIQKRQPLVIVSASGGARMQESTFSLMQMSKTCAALAKLHQEKLPYISVLTDPTMGGVSASFAMIGDIIMAEPGALIGFAGQRVIKQTIGADLPEGFQRSEFLLEHGLIDMIVERPSMKKTIADLLKILWKEENVVSE from the coding sequence GTGGGGATCAGCGATTTTTTTAAAATACGTCGCTCTCAGCCAAGTACAAAGGAACAACCGAGTCACTGGATAAAATGTCCCAGTTGTAATGCACTTATGTACTACAAAGAGGTGCAGAATCGCTACAATGTCTGTCCAAAATGTGGGTACCATTTCCGTATAGGTGCACAGGAACGGATCGAGATACTGTGTGATGAAGGAAGTTTTGTCGAATTCGATGCCGAGTTGGAACCGGTGGATCCACTCAAATTTGTCGATAAAAAGAGCTACAAAAAGCGTATCGAAGAGGGCAAGAAAAAGACAGGAAGAGCCAGTTCCGCCATAAGTGGTGAATGCACGATAGAAGGGGTCCCAACGCAGATCGTGGTTTTTGATTTTGCTTTCATGGGAGGCAGCCTTGGTTCTGTGGAAGGAGAAAAGATTGTTCGTGCCGTCAATAGAGCTATACAAAAGAGGCAACCTTTGGTGATTGTGAGTGCCAGCGGTGGAGCGAGGATGCAAGAGAGTACTTTCAGTCTCATGCAGATGAGCAAGACATGTGCAGCACTTGCAAAGCTTCACCAGGAAAAACTCCCTTATATTTCCGTATTGACAGATCCTACGATGGGGGGAGTGAGTGCCTCTTTTGCCATGATCGGCGATATCATTATGGCCGAACCTGGCGCTCTCATCGGATTTGCGGGGCAACGGGTTATCAAGCAGACTATTGGAGCCGATCTGCCAGAAGGTTTCCAGCGAAGCGAATTTTTGCTAGAGCACGGTTTGATCGATATGATTGTTGAAAGACCCTCTATGAAAAAAACGATTGCAGATTTGCTGAAAATATTGTGGAAAGAGGAAAACGTTGTATCCGAATGA
- a CDS encoding inositol monophosphatase family protein, whose translation MQSFISDLRSALKEIYRTVRYDMIDELYQYNGYGAGGDLSSNVDLLAEKIYVKHLSRYGQIISEESGIIGNGEWKLIIDPIDGSDNLLSSFPYYGTSIAVQKDGEMLLSCVANFANGDLFIKHDAGFFKGNILESDMKPIRYHPFSKIGLFEKAYANPQIVARLNANGLKFRSPGAVALSLAYAYAVKYVLFVGKIREYDIAAGLHLCSDCHIYQDTTRIIVSKDKAIFDKIKEIVLKDE comes from the coding sequence GTGCAATCGTTTATCAGTGATCTGCGATCGGCACTAAAAGAGATCTATCGTACCGTACGGTACGATATGATCGATGAACTCTATCAATACAACGGATACGGGGCCGGAGGAGACCTTTCATCAAACGTGGATCTGCTTGCAGAAAAAATCTACGTAAAACATCTTTCGCGCTATGGTCAGATAATATCTGAAGAGTCTGGAATCATCGGAAATGGGGAGTGGAAACTGATTATCGATCCCATTGACGGAAGCGATAATCTTCTTTCATCTTTTCCCTACTATGGTACTTCTATTGCTGTACAAAAAGATGGGGAGATGCTTCTATCTTGTGTTGCCAACTTCGCAAACGGAGATCTTTTTATCAAACATGATGCAGGCTTTTTCAAAGGGAATATTCTCGAATCAGATATGAAACCTATCCGGTACCATCCCTTTTCCAAAATAGGTCTCTTTGAAAAGGCCTATGCCAATCCCCAGATCGTTGCAAGACTCAACGCCAATGGTCTGAAATTTCGAAGTCCGGGAGCTGTTGCTCTTTCACTGGCGTATGCCTATGCGGTCAAGTATGTCTTGTTTGTAGGCAAGATCAGGGAGTATGATATCGCAGCCGGTTTGCATCTATGTAGTGATTGTCATATCTATCAGGATACCACCAGAATAATAGTCAGTAAGGACAAAGCAATTTTTGATAAGATTAAAGAAATAGTTTTAAAGGATGAGTAG
- a CDS encoding glutamate synthase subunit beta, with protein MQNFIFNERIEPKKRSVNERIKDFREIYEIYNPNEAATQADRCVQCGDPYCHNACPLHNFIPHWLKTVAEKDLELAFKISNESSPFPEIMGRVCPQDRLCEGACTLNEGYGAITIGAIETFISEEGFKRGLRPEFEKKKTGKKVAIVGSGPAGLSCATYLLRYGIEPHVYERADRAGGLLTYGIPNFKLDKKVVQRRIDWLIEAGMKLNLNIEVGKNIDFEELLENYDAVFLGIGATKARRANIPGEDAKGAFMAMDFLTNVQRKVFGDAYDSSMEVKDKRVIVIGGGDTAMDCVRTSLREGAAKAICAYRRDAASMPGSKKEVKNAQEEGAEFVYNVAPTKILTDEENKVIGVEFVKTISTVSKDGSRKLETIKNSEFTMEADVVIFALGFENTPLEFLSKHGIETNQWGAVKIDQNYETTKPGVFAGGDCYRGAHLVVTAAYDGREAAKSIVRKLIG; from the coding sequence ATGCAAAATTTTATTTTCAATGAACGAATCGAACCGAAAAAACGATCAGTCAATGAACGAATCAAAGATTTTCGAGAAATTTATGAGATTTACAATCCCAATGAAGCTGCCACCCAGGCAGACAGGTGTGTGCAGTGTGGAGACCCGTACTGTCACAACGCCTGTCCTTTGCACAACTTCATCCCTCACTGGCTTAAAACGGTGGCAGAGAAAGATCTTGAGCTTGCTTTCAAAATCTCCAACGAATCTTCTCCGTTTCCAGAAATCATGGGACGGGTATGTCCTCAAGATAGACTTTGCGAGGGTGCATGTACTCTCAATGAAGGGTATGGAGCTATCACCATTGGAGCCATTGAGACTTTTATAAGTGAAGAGGGGTTTAAAAGAGGGCTTAGACCGGAGTTTGAAAAGAAAAAGACAGGCAAAAAAGTAGCGATTGTTGGAAGCGGACCGGCAGGACTGAGCTGTGCTACCTATCTGCTACGATATGGCATCGAGCCGCATGTGTATGAGCGCGCTGATAGAGCCGGTGGCTTGTTAACTTATGGTATTCCTAATTTTAAACTGGACAAAAAGGTTGTACAAAGAAGGATCGACTGGCTTATAGAAGCGGGTATGAAACTCAACCTTAATATCGAAGTAGGAAAAAATATCGATTTTGAAGAGCTCCTGGAAAATTATGATGCCGTCTTTTTGGGAATCGGGGCTACCAAGGCGAGACGAGCGAATATTCCTGGTGAAGATGCCAAAGGCGCTTTTATGGCGATGGATTTTTTGACTAACGTACAAAGAAAAGTGTTTGGTGACGCGTATGACAGCTCTATGGAGGTAAAAGATAAGCGGGTGATCGTTATCGGTGGTGGCGATACAGCAATGGATTGCGTGAGAACTTCGCTTCGTGAAGGTGCTGCCAAAGCGATCTGTGCATATAGAAGAGATGCTGCCAGTATGCCAGGAAGCAAAAAAGAGGTGAAAAATGCCCAGGAAGAGGGAGCAGAATTTGTCTACAATGTTGCTCCGACGAAGATTTTGACGGATGAAGAGAATAAAGTGATCGGTGTGGAGTTTGTCAAAACGATTTCCACTGTGTCCAAAGATGGATCTAGAAAATTGGAGACGATCAAAAACAGCGAGTTTACAATGGAAGCAGATGTTGTTATTTTTGCTCTTGGTTTTGAAAACACGCCCCTTGAATTTCTCTCGAAACATGGAATCGAGACCAATCAGTGGGGTGCAGTGAAAATTGATCAAAACTATGAAACCACAAAGCCCGGTGTATTTGCCGGTGGTGACTGCTATAGAGGGGCACATCTGGTTGTGACTGCGGCGTACGATGGTAGAGAGGCTGCAAAATCGATTGTGAGAAAGTTGATTGGATAG